The Cellulomonas sp. S1-8 genomic sequence CGTCGGGTCGATGTCGCGCGCGACGCCTGCGGGGTCTGCCGTGAACGTCAGCGTGACGATCCCGGTGCCGCCGGCGGGCACCCGCAGGCTCGCGGGTGCGGCCGTGATGGTCGCGTCGCCGGACGTGGTGCTCGACGTGACCTGCGTGCTGTAGGTGCGGGCCGTCGAGCCCAGGTTCTGCACGGTGACGGCCTTGCGGATCGTCACCGGCTCGTCCGCCAGCGGGACGACACCGAAGCTGACGGAGGTCTGCTGCGGCCGCTCCGCGTTGTACAGGAGCGTCTCGTTGGTGACCGCGGCGAGCGCGTCGACGCGACCGGACCCGACGCGGGCCGGGCCGTAGAACAGGTCGCCGCCGGCCTCGGTGGCGAGGTCGTGGGTCGCGGTGTTGACGATGGCGGCCTTGATCTGCGCGGCCGACCAGCCCGGGCGGGCCTCGCGGACGAGCGCCGCGATGCCGGCCACGTGCGGCGCCGCCATGGACGTGCCGTTGTTCGACGTGCCGCCGTTGCCGGAGCCGACGTTCGCGGACACGATCTGCTGGCCGGGTGCCGCCACGTCGGGCTTGCCCCAGCCGAGGGAGCCGTGCACGCCGCGCGACGACGACGAGCTGAGCGTGTCGGGGGCGACGTCCTGGCGTGCGCTGAGTGCCAGCGACGGGCCGATCTGCGCGACGAGCGTGCCTGCCTCGATCTCCGGCAGGAGCGTGTCGGTGGCCGCGGCGGTGAGCTGGAACCCGGGGATGGCGGCGTTGCCGGCGATGCCGGCGGCGAACACGTCGAGCTCGGTCGGCAGGATCACCCCGACCGCGCCTGCGGCCGCGGCGTTGTTGAAGCGCATGCCGGAGCCGCACGCGCGGGTCGCGTCGTCGTCGTCCCACCACAGGTAGGCGATCGTGCCGGCGACGGCGGCGGCCTGCTCGGCGGTGAACGCGGTGCAGCCGTCGAACGTGGCGCCGAGGTAGGTGACGGGCGCCGTGACGTCCTCGCCGGAGTAGCTCACCGAGTTCTGGCCGGCGTACGGGCCGACGAGGGCCTCGTCGGACGCCTCGGTGACGAGCAGGCCGTCGAACGCGAGGTCCTTGCCGATGGACCAGGCGACCGTCAGGCCCGAGAAGCCGTTGCCGGGGGAGCCGCCGATGTCCTCGATGTCGCCCTCGTTGCCGGCGGACAGCACGACGGTCGTGCCCAGCGCGGTGAGCTCGGCGACCTGCGCGGACTCGGGGTCGTCGGCCGGTGCGCCGGCGGCGCCGAGCGACAGGTTGAGGACGTCGAGCCGGTCGTCGTAGGCGCCGTCACCGTTCGGGTCGGCGGCCCAGTCGAGCGCGAGCGTGGTCAGGTCGGTCGAGCCGGCGATGTCGCCGAAGACCTTGAGCGCGTAGAGGCCGGCGCGGGGTGCCGTGCCGGGGCCGACGGGCCAGTCGAGCACCGAGGTGAGGGCGGTGTAGTCGCCGTCGAAGGTCTCGCCGTCGGGCGTGATGCCGTACCCGGCGGCCGTGCCGGCGACGTGGGTGCCGTGCCCGTTGACGTCGATGGGGTTGACGTCGGGGGCGGGGACGCGCTGCGCGGGCGTGCCGCCGGCGTGGTAGTCGAAGCCCGCGAAGTCGTAGCCGCCGAGGTACTTGGCGGGGTCGAACGAGCCGTCGGGCACCGGTGCGGTGCCGTCCTCGCCGTACGCGGCCTCGTAGGCCTCGACGGTGCCGGGCCCACCGAAGGCGGCGTGCGTGTAGTCGATGCCGGTGTCGATGACGCCGACGGTCACGTCCTGGCCGAGCACGCCCGTGTCCTGCCACGTCGCGAGGGCGCGGGTGAACTCGACCTGCGCGGCGTTGTCGAGCGTGCGCGCGGCGACGAGCCGCACGGAGAGCACCGTGGGGTCGTCGGCGAGGGCGCGCAGCTGGGCGGCGTCGCCCACGACCAGCGCACCCGACACGAGGTTCGTCACGGTCGCGAGGCGCTGCGGTGCGGCCTGCGACGTCCGGGCGGCCGCGTCGGACGCCTCGGCCGGGACGAGCTCCTGCGCGGCGTCCTGCGTGGCGTCGGCCGCGGCGAGGACCTGGGCGGGGCTGCCGCCGTCGGCCGTGACCTCGACGCCGGACGGCGTCGTCAGCTCGACGAACGCGGTGACGGCGCCCTCCGCCTCGGCGAGCGCGTCACCGACGCCCTCGACCCTGTCGACGGGGACGTCGCTCGCGACGAGCAGGCCGGACAGGTCGTCCGGTGGTGCCGCGCTCGCCACGGGGGCTGCCAGCAGGGCGGTGGTGAGGGCGACGGACGCGGCCGTGAGGCCGGCGAGCAGACGACGTGGCATGGAAGGCTCATCCCGGTGTGTCGGACGACGAGAAGCGGTCAGGTGTCGCGGCGGTCGCGGACGACCGCCGGACGTCATACGCGGGTATGGCTGAGGTCACAGCCCCGCACCCTGCGCACGCTACTGACCAGTAGGCGTTTCGTCACCCCTTCGGGCCAGATTGCCCGTCCGGGTGCTTCGTCGGGTTCGTCGGACCTCTGCGCGCGGTCACGTCGGCCCTGCGCCCAGCAGGGCGTTCAGGGTGGTCTCAGCGTGCGGAGAGGGCGTCGTCGCCCTGCGGCGGCGCGGGTGAACTGTGCAGGACGTGCCCCGGGGTGCGCACCGTCACGATCGGGATCGACCCGGTGCGCGGCACGTCGGCGGCGGCGGGCGCGGCCGTGAAGCGCGGCTTGCGGCCAGGTCGGCGGCGGAACCGGCGGTCCTCGATGCCCTCGAGCGTCGTCGCGCGCCAGACGGCGCCGCCGTTGAGGCGACCGTCGGGCGGCGGCAGCCACGGCACCTTGCGGGACAGCCACACGCGGATCGTCGCGTGCTCGACGTCGAGACGTCGGGCGAGGCGGGCGATGTCGTAGAGGTCGTCGAGCCCGCCGACGTCGGACGCGGGCGGGGGGACGGTGTCGACCACGGCGGGTCGGACGTCGTCTGCGGGCACGTCTCAGAGCGTAGTGCGCCGACCTGCCCGGGCGTGTGACGGCCTGGTAACAGGATGTGCACACGATCTTCGCGACCCGAAAGGGCTCAAGTGTGCTGGACGATCGTCCGACACACTTAACGTGTTTCGCGTGAGTGACAGATTGCCGAGCCGTCGGCGTCGGTCGGCGGGCGGCAGGCATGTCGCCCCACGTCCGTCGTCGGCCGCCCTTCCACGCGCCGTGCGCATCTCCGCCGGCCTCCCCACCCGGGTCGCCCAGGGTGGCGTCGCCCTCGGGCTCGTCCTGAGCATGGGCGCCGTCGTGGTGACCGCCGACGGCGGGGAGCGGACCGGGCCGACGACCTCGGTCGTCGACGGCGACCTCTCGCTCGCCCGCGCCGCCGCCGACCGCGCCGCCGCCGCCACGACCGCGCAGATGCGCGTCGAGGCCGTCGAGGCCGCGCAGGTCGCCGTCGACGAGGTGTCGCGCGTCCGGTCCGACGCCGCGCAGGCCGCCGTCCCCGACGACGCCCTCGCCGAGCTCGACGCCGCGACCGCCGCCCTGCAGGAGGCCATCGAGGGCGTGGACGGCACGGCACTCCTCCAGCGCAGCAGCTCCGCCTCGCGCAGCTCCGAGCGCACCGAGCCCGCCGCCACCACGACACCGGACGCGGCCGCCCTCGCTGCGACCGCGGAGACCGCCGGCCCGCCGGCACCGACGACGCCGGCGCCGACGACCGAGGCACCCACGACCGAGGCGTCCGCACCCGACGCCCCCCTGACGTCCGACGCCCCCGCCGTCGACCCCGCGACCCCCGCGGACCGGCTCGCGGGCGTGACGCTCCCCGACACCGCGGACCCGGCGACGACGCCCCTGCGTGCGGCGCTCGACCGGGTCAAGCAGGCCGCCGAGGCCGTGCTCACCACCACCGAGCAGAAGAAGGCCGAGGCCGCCGCCGCGCAGGCCGCCGCCGAGGAGGCCGCGCGCCTCGCCGCCGAGCAGGCCGCCCAGCGCGCCGCCTGGAAGGCCTCGCTGCGGGGCTACGCGAACGGGAACGTCCCCGCGTCCGCGCTGTGCGCGCTGTCCTTCGACCGCTCCGCGCTGCTGCGGTGCGACGCCGCCGAGGCGCTCGAGGGGCTCGACGCCGCGTTCGTCGCGGAGTTCGGCACGCACATGGACATCTCCGACACGTACCGCTCCTACTCCGCGCAGGTCGCGTGCCGTGCCGCCAAGGGCAACATGTGCGCGGCACCCGGCACGTCGAACCACGGGATGGGGGTGGCCGTCGACCTCGGGGGCCGCATCCAGACCTTCGGGACCGCGCAGCACCAGTGGATGCGCGAGAACGCCCCGGCGTTCCAGTGGACCCTGCCGGACTGGGCGCGCGCCGGGGGCAGCAAGCCCGAGCCGTGGCACTGGGAGTACGTCGGCTGAGTCGCCCGTTCGGGCCATACGATCGGCTGCATGACCGAGCCCACGTCCCCCGCGCGCCCGCTGGTCGGGCGCGGGGCCGAGCTCGACGACATCGACGAGCTGCTGTCGTCCGTGTCGTCCGGCGGCGGCGCGACGGTCCTGCTCGAGGGCGAGGCCGGCGTCGGTCGCACACGCCTCGTGGAGGCGCTGCAGCGGGCCGCCGAGCTGCTGGACGTCGAGGTCTGCCTCGGCCGGGCCGTCGGCCCGTCGGCGCCGCCCTACGCGCTGCTCACCGACGCCCTGCTGGGCCCCGCGCCCGGCCGTGACGACCGCGGCCCCGTCGTCGCCGAGCTCACGGCGCTGCTCGAGGTGCTGCCCGCCGACCGGGCAGCCGCGCCCGCCCGCTTCGGGCGCGCCGACGAGCTGTTCGGGGCGCTCGTGCGGCGCCGTGGCGAGGCCGGGCCCTGGGTGCTGGTGCTCGAGGACGTGCACCTGGCCGACACCTGCACCCTGCAGCTCCTGTCCGGCCTCGCCGGTCTGGGAGCGCTGCCCCGCGCGCTGACCGTCATGACGATGCGCGCCGTGCCGCACCGCACCGAGCTCGACGTCGTCGTCGCGGGGTGGACCCGCGCCGGCGCCCGCTACCTCGAGCTGCGGCCGCTGGGTCCCGCGGCGACGCTCGAGCTCGCGCAGCGGCTGCTGCACGCGAACCCCGGCCCGGCGCTGCGCGGGGTCCTCGCGACCGCCGGCGGCAACCCGCGGCTCGTCGTCGAGATGCTGCGCACGGCCGAGGCCTGCGGCGTGCTGGAGCGCAGCGGCGGCGTCGTCGAGGCCGTCGGCACGGGCTGGCTCGACGAGCTCGCCGAGGTCGGGCGCGCACACGTGCAGCACCTGGGGCCGCAGGTCCTGACGATGCTCGGGCAGGCGTCGGTGCTCGGCACGTCGTTCGTCGTCGGGGACCTCGCGGCGCTGGCGGGCGAGCCCGTCACCGAGTGCTGGCGCACGCTGCGCCACGGCCTGGCCGCGGGCGTCGTGCACGCGCGCGGCGACCGGCTCGTGTTCCGCCACGACCTGGTGCGCACGTCGCTGTACGGGGCGCTCGACGAGGGGCAGCGCCGCGCGCTGCACGCCCGCGCGGCGTGGGCGCTGCGGGCGGCCGGGGCCCCGGGGCACGTCGTCGCGGCCCACCTCGAACGCGCGCGATGACGCCGGGCGCCGCCTAGGGTCGAACCCGGGCGCTGCTCGCGCCCACCACCGACGTACGAGGAGTGGACATGCCCACGCGCAGCGCACGCACGGCCTGGAACGGCACCCTGCAGGAAGGTGGCGGCCAGGTCGAGCTGTCCAGCTCGAAGGTCGGCACGTACGACGTGTCGTTCCCGAAGCGCGCGGCCGACGACGCCGGGGGCACCACGAGCCCCGAGGAGCTCATCGCCGCGGCGCACTCGTCCTGCTACGCCATGCAGCTGTCGGCGGACATCGCCGCGGCCGGTGGCACCCCCGTCGCGCTCGAGGTGACCGCCGACGTGACCCTCGGCCCGGACCCCGCGGGCGGCTTCCGCATCACGGGCATCGCCCTGACGGTCCGCGGCGAGGTCGAGGGCCTGGACGCGGCCGGCTTCCAGCAGGCCGCCGAGGCCGCCAAGGCCGGCTGCCCGGTCAGCAAGGCCCTGACGGGCACGGAGATCACGCTGGACGCCGCGCTGGAGTCCTGAGCGGTCCGGGACCTCCGTCCCATGAGGTGAGCCTTCCCTCACCTCTACGTTGGCGCCGTGGAGCTGAGCGGTGTGCCGACCGGGGGGTCCGCCCGCGTCGTGGCGATCGACCTGGACGACGGGCCGCGCGTGCGGCTGCGTGAGCTGGGACTGCGACCCGGGGGTGACCTGCGGGTCACCCACCGGGGCGCGTTCGGCGGGCTGGTCGTGGCGGTCGGCGCGGACAGGTTCGCCGTCGACGCCCGCACGGCGTCGCACGTGCGCGTCGACGTGGGGCCCGGTACGCCGCCCGCGACGGGGACGACGGGCGCGACCTCGTGAGCTGTCACGAGGTCGCGCCCGCCGACGGCACCACGGCCACCCTCGCGGTGCCGCTCGTCGTGCTCGTCGGCAACCCGAACGTCGGCAAGTCCACGCTCTTCAACGCGCTGACCGGGGGTCGGCAGCGCGTCGTCAACGCGCCCGGCACGACCGTCGAGCTCCAGACCGGCACGTGGCGACCGGACGGTCCCGAGCCGAGCCCGCTGCGTCTGGTGGACCTGCCCGGTGCGTACAGCCTGCTGGCCCGCACCCCGGACGAGCAGGTCACGGCGGACGTCGTGGGCGGCGCGAGCGCCGTGGGCGTGCCGGACGTCGCCGTCGTGCTGGTCGAGGCCGGGGCGCTGTCCCGCTCGTTGTACCTGCTCGGGCAGGTCGCGCGGCGGGGCCTGCGCGTCGTCGTCGCGCTGACCATGCTCGACGTGGCCCGCAGCCGCGGCGTCGACGTCGACGCCGCGGCCCTCGCAGACATGCTCGGGGTGCCGGTCGTGCCCGTCCACCCCCGCCGCGGGGACGGCGTCGACGCCCTCGAGCACGCGGTCGTCGCCACCGTCGCGGACCCGGGAGCGGGCCGCGTCCGGCTGCCCGTGGACGTCGCGGACGCGCCGCCCGACGACGTCGAGGCGCTGTTCGCGTGGGTCGACGACGTCGTCCGGTCCGTCGGCGGGATCGCGCCGGCCGGCGTGCGGACGTGGTCGGACCGGCTCGACCGTGTCCTGCTGCACCCGGTCCTCGGGGTACCCGTGCTGCTGGCGGTGATGTGGGGGCTGTTCCAGCTCGCCACCACCGCCGCGGCCCCTCTGATGGCCGCGGTCGACGGGCTCGTGAACGGCGTGCTCGCCGGTGCGGTCACGGCCGGGCTCGACGCGGTGCGGGCACCCGCGTGGCTCGAGGGCCTGCTCGTCGACGGCGTGCTGGCCGGCGTCGGCACCGTCGCCGCGTTCGTGCCGCTCATGGCACTGATGTTCCTCGCCGTGGCCGTGCTCGAGGACTGCGGGTACCTGGCCCGTGCCGCGTTCGTCGCCGACCGCGCCATGCGGGCCATCGGCCTCGACGGCCGCGCGATGCTGCCGTTCGTCGTCGGCTTCGGCTGCAACCTGCCCGCACTCGCCGCGACGCGCACGCTGCCGCACGCCCGCCAGCGGCTCATGGTCGGCCTGCTCGTGCCGTGGACGACCTGCCCGGCGCGCCTCACGGTGTACGTGCTGCTGGCCTCGGTGTTCTTCCCGGCGCACGCGGGCACCGCGATCTTCCTCATGTACGTCGCGAGCATCGCGCTCGTCGTCGTCGGCGGGCTGCTGCTGCGGGCGACCCTGTTCCGCGACCTGGTGCGCGACCCGCTCGTCCTGGCGCTGCCCGCCTACCAGCGGCCGCGGCTGCGCGCGCTGGCCGCCTCGACGTGGGCGCGCGTGCGCTCGTTCCTCACCAAGGCGGGGCAGGTCATCGTGGTGACGCTCACCGTGGTCTGGGTCGCGCTCGCCGTGCCGGTCACCGGCGGGCACGCCGTGGCCGACGTGCCCGTCGCGGACTCCCTGTACGGGCGGGCGGCGCTGGCGGTCGCACCCGTGCTGGCGCCCGCGGGGTTCGGGGACTGGCACGCGTCGGCGGCGCTGGTCACGGGGTTCGTCGCCAAGGAGGTCGTCGTCGGTGCGCTCGCGCAGGCGTACGCGGTCGACGAGCCGGACGACCCGGCCGCGTCGGGCGACCTGGGGGACCGGCTGCACGCGACGTTCGAGGAGTCGTCCGGCGGGCACCCCGGTGCGGCGGCCGCCGCCTTCATGGTGTTCGTGCTCGCCTACACGCCGTGCCTCGCGACGGTCGCCGAGCAGTGGCGGCTGTTCGGTGCGCGCTGGACCCTCGGGTGCGTGGGCGTGCAGCTGGCGGTCGCGTGGCTGCTGGCGGTCGCGGTGTTCCGCATCGGGTCGGTGCTGTGAGCGGCGGGCGCGGCGGGCGAGTCGGGCACGGCGTGGCCGTCGTCCGCGGCGGGCTGCGGCGATGAGCCTGCTCGCGGACGTCGTCGCGGCGTCGGGTCGCGGTCTGGGGCCGGCGACGGTCGCGCGCGAGCTCGGCGTCGACGTGGGCCTCGTCGCGACCGTCCTCGACCACGCCGCACGCGTCGGGCTGGTCCAGACGTCGTCGTCGGCGCTCGGCCGCACGGGCTGCGGCACGTGCCCGCCGGCCGACGCGCGTCCACCGGCGTGCGCGGCCTGCCCGCTGAGCACCGGCTGATGCCGCCCCGTCACGGCGCCGTCCGGGCCGACGTGGGGGCGAGGGGAGCTCGGGGCTCAAGCGCAACCACCGACCCGCCGATGTCCCAACGACGGTTCGTCCCCGACCGCCCCCCATCGTCCGCGGAGACCGGCATGCCCGTTCCATCTTGCTTCGTCAGGCGCCTGACGTCCGTGCTCGTCGTGAGCCTCGTCGCCGTCCTCCTCGCAGTCCCGGGGGCGCCACCCGCCGCCGCCGCCGCCGCGACCTGGCCCGCGCCGGTGCCGCACGGTGACACCGCGCTGCAGGGCTGCGCGGACGTCCTCGTCGTGGGCGTCAGGGGCTCCGGTCAGACGAGCGACCAGAGCGGCGGGTTCGGGGGGGAGGTCGCCGACGTCCGCGACCACCTGCAGGCCATCGTCGGGGACCGGCGCAGCGTCCGGCAGGTGCAGGTCGACTACCCGTCGGAGCCCGTGAGCGCCGCGCTGTTCCTGGACGTGAGCCCGTCCCACGTGAGCAGCGTGTACCTCGACAGCATCGGGGCGGGGTACGACGCGCTGAACACCGTGATCGACGACTCGCAGACCCGCTGCCCGGACGAGTCGATCGTGCTGGTCGGCTACTCGCAGGGCGCCCTCGTCGTGCACAAGTCCGCGGCCGTCCACGCGTCGGACCCGGACAAGTTCGCCGGCATCGTGCTGGTCGCGGACCCCGCGCGGAACAGCGAGGGAGGTCTCGTCGCCCTGGGCACGGCCGCCCCGGGGACGGGCCTCACCGGCTGGGCCGGTGACCTGTCGTCGCTGCCGCTCGGCGACCTGCAGCCGATCACCACGTCGGTGTGCCAGCTGTACGACGTCGTGTGCGACACGAGCAACCTGTTCGCGACGCCGGAGGCGGTCGCGAGCCCGCTGGGCGCCGCGACGGCCGGGGCGGCCGTGCACACGTCGTACACCGGGACTGCCGTGCTGCAGGAGGCGGCCGCGCGGGTCGCGCAGCGCCTCCTGGGCTACGCCGTGCCCACGGAGACGACCCGGGACGTGCCGATCGGCTCCCCGTTCACGGTCCAGCTCACGACGAAGCCGATGGCGACCGGCGCCACGGCCACCTGGCGCCTGGACCCGGTGTCGACGGCGCCCGCGTCCGTGGCGCTCACGGCGCAGGGGTCCCTGACCGGCGAGCTCGGGCAGCAGGGCATGGCGAGCATCCAGGTGCAGGTCAAGGGCGCGTCCGGGACGTGGCGGCACGAGACGATCGGGCTCCGCGTGGGTGCCGGGCAGTACTGCCCCGCGGCCGCGGACCTCCTGCGCCTGACGGCGACCCCGCGGACGGACGACGAGATCTGGGGCCGGCAGTCGTCGTTCGGGGCGACCGCGCGGGCCGATGAGGGCCTGGCGCCGGCCGCGGCGGCGAGCGGGGCGACGGACCCGGTCGCGACGTCCGACGCCGGCGTGCTGGAGAACGTGCTCGTCTCCCGCGAGGGTTCCTCGCGTCGTGACCCGGACCCGCATCTGGAGGGGCAGCGGCTCGTCTCGCCCGAGGGGCAGGTCGTCCACGTCCACCGCTACGTGGGGTCGATGGGCACGCTCGTCTACCGGACGGGCTCGCCGGACCCGGTGCGCGACCTGGACCAGTCGCCCACCTGGGACGGGAACGACCCGCGCTGGCTCCGTGGCGACCTCATCACCGGCTCGGTGGGGTACTCCCTCGACGAGATCGTCTGGGAGGACCTGGCAGGGACCCGGTCCGGCCGCGCGGAGGTCGAGGGCACGTTCCTGACGGGGTCGGACACCGGGTGGTACGAGTCGTACCGCTGGCCGAGCACGTTCGGCTGCGTCACCGACGGGAGCCTCGTGGTGCGCAGCGTCGACGTCACGGGGGCCGTGGTCGTCCGGACGAACGTCGCGGTCGCGCCCTCGGGCGTCGCCCGCGGCGCCGAGCCGCTGCTGGCGGAGTCCGGGCCCGACGGGCGCAGCCTCGGGATCCTGGTCGGTGTGCGCGACACCGGCCACCCGACCGACCTGACCGTGCTGGGCTGGCAGGCCGGCGAGCCGGACCTGCGCGTGCTCGGCGCCGTCCCTGACGACGAGATCACGGGGGGCAGCCCCTCGGAGTGGCAGTACGGGCCGGGTGCCTCCTACGCGCCCGCGGCCTCGAAGCTCGCCGTCTCCGGCGCCGTGGTGAGCGTGCAGCTGGCGCAGTGGTGGAGGGACCCCGGGGTGAGCGGGACCGGGAAAGCCGGCGACGGGTCGGTCTCCGCGGCGGTCTACCGGTTCGCCCCGGACGCCCCGACCCGGCGGTGGGACGCGCAGCGGCACTCACCCCTGCTCACGCTCCCGGACTCGACGATCTTCTCCGGTCCCGACCACCGGACCCTGACGATCGGCCGGGCGGACGGCAGCACGGCCGCCTCCCAGCTCTCGATGCACGACACCCGGGGCCAGCTCACCGCGTCCTCGGACGGCCACGTCGTCTACATGCCACCGGCAGGCAACGGTCCGCTCAGCCACCCGTGGGTCGGTACGGATCAGCTGCTGCGGGGCTACGTCTACCGCTACGACGACCCGGCCGTGTACACGCCCGTGCCCGTGATCGCCACGCCGGTGCTGGGCAACGTCGGGACGGTCTACGCGCTGTCCGTGAGCGGCGACTCGGTGACCTGGACCGACG encodes the following:
- a CDS encoding S8 family serine peptidase, translating into MPRRLLAGLTAASVALTTALLAAPVASAAPPDDLSGLLVASDVPVDRVEGVGDALAEAEGAVTAFVELTTPSGVEVTADGGSPAQVLAAADATQDAAQELVPAEASDAAARTSQAAPQRLATVTNLVSGALVVGDAAQLRALADDPTVLSVRLVAARTLDNAAQVEFTRALATWQDTGVLGQDVTVGVIDTGIDYTHAAFGGPGTVEAYEAAYGEDGTAPVPDGSFDPAKYLGGYDFAGFDYHAGGTPAQRVPAPDVNPIDVNGHGTHVAGTAAGYGITPDGETFDGDYTALTSVLDWPVGPGTAPRAGLYALKVFGDIAGSTDLTTLALDWAADPNGDGAYDDRLDVLNLSLGAAGAPADDPESAQVAELTALGTTVVLSAGNEGDIEDIGGSPGNGFSGLTVAWSIGKDLAFDGLLVTEASDEALVGPYAGQNSVSYSGEDVTAPVTYLGATFDGCTAFTAEQAAAVAGTIAYLWWDDDDATRACGSGMRFNNAAAAGAVGVILPTELDVFAAGIAGNAAIPGFQLTAAATDTLLPEIEAGTLVAQIGPSLALSARQDVAPDTLSSSSSRGVHGSLGWGKPDVAAPGQQIVSANVGSGNGGTSNNGTSMAAPHVAGIAALVREARPGWSAAQIKAAIVNTATHDLATEAGGDLFYGPARVGSGRVDALAAVTNETLLYNAERPQQTSVSFGVVPLADEPVTIRKAVTVQNLGSTARTYSTQVTSSTTSGDATITAAPASLRVPAGGTGIVTLTFTADPAGVARDIDPTQQVEQIEGLPREFVSQVSGRLVLTSGDTQWRLPVQGTPRPTTDLEAADVTFPDPTAGTAELAFSGRDVVSDGWYGLATPLIHAADSPRLEQLPANAQTSRSTIAAGDIRHVGWASSAPAVEAAGGDPAADGYLGVGIATDGDWAVLGHSLQPWVLLDTDGDGETDVASIVSKLTDTDYSIVETYDWDSGDLLVDPELLYPFGGDIEMGAFDNSTVVVPIPLAALGIEPGTQVGVRTQMRSSYAFPADGIVDEVESFSVDPYDPPLWFESNIGADFVSQTFDGATVAVHGGPGAADADVLVLHHLNGTGDRAQVVGVTVPDVIETTTTLDVESVWIAGEETLFQMTVSPREATGTFTLYDGDTELGTTEVVDGAGVWSSYTLGAGPHLLRAQYTPDTPLYAPSSSPVVEIELAPSASTTTLKVTPAVVRYGQPAVATVTVTGQSWAPSGPVTIRERGRVVATADLTVDGLTGTATIELPRNLRVGTHPLVAVFEGTADVEASQGTSQVRVIQGYSTATLTTESWTVPSGSTPTVTVRVDGGAGSPPATGRVVVLLGVRPVGYYTLVDGAAAVRLPAVRSSTVVTVLYLGDDGYLPTATARVLRVG
- a CDS encoding AAA family ATPase, which produces MTEPTSPARPLVGRGAELDDIDELLSSVSSGGGATVLLEGEAGVGRTRLVEALQRAAELLDVEVCLGRAVGPSAPPYALLTDALLGPAPGRDDRGPVVAELTALLEVLPADRAAAPARFGRADELFGALVRRRGEAGPWVLVLEDVHLADTCTLQLLSGLAGLGALPRALTVMTMRAVPHRTELDVVVAGWTRAGARYLELRPLGPAATLELAQRLLHANPGPALRGVLATAGGNPRLVVEMLRTAEACGVLERSGGVVEAVGTGWLDELAEVGRAHVQHLGPQVLTMLGQASVLGTSFVVGDLAALAGEPVTECWRTLRHGLAAGVVHARGDRLVFRHDLVRTSLYGALDEGQRRALHARAAWALRAAGAPGHVVAAHLERAR
- a CDS encoding FeoA family protein; translated protein: MELSGVPTGGSARVVAIDLDDGPRVRLRELGLRPGGDLRVTHRGAFGGLVVAVGADRFAVDARTASHVRVDVGPGTPPATGTTGATS
- the feoB gene encoding ferrous iron transporter B, encoding MSCHEVAPADGTTATLAVPLVVLVGNPNVGKSTLFNALTGGRQRVVNAPGTTVELQTGTWRPDGPEPSPLRLVDLPGAYSLLARTPDEQVTADVVGGASAVGVPDVAVVLVEAGALSRSLYLLGQVARRGLRVVVALTMLDVARSRGVDVDAAALADMLGVPVVPVHPRRGDGVDALEHAVVATVADPGAGRVRLPVDVADAPPDDVEALFAWVDDVVRSVGGIAPAGVRTWSDRLDRVLLHPVLGVPVLLAVMWGLFQLATTAAAPLMAAVDGLVNGVLAGAVTAGLDAVRAPAWLEGLLVDGVLAGVGTVAAFVPLMALMFLAVAVLEDCGYLARAAFVADRAMRAIGLDGRAMLPFVVGFGCNLPALAATRTLPHARQRLMVGLLVPWTTCPARLTVYVLLASVFFPAHAGTAIFLMYVASIALVVVGGLLLRATLFRDLVRDPLVLALPAYQRPRLRALAASTWARVRSFLTKAGQVIVVTLTVVWVALAVPVTGGHAVADVPVADSLYGRAALAVAPVLAPAGFGDWHASAALVTGFVAKEVVVGALAQAYAVDEPDDPAASGDLGDRLHATFEESSGGHPGAAAAAFMVFVLAYTPCLATVAEQWRLFGARWTLGCVGVQLAVAWLLAVAVFRIGSVL
- a CDS encoding M15 family metallopeptidase, which gives rise to MRISAGLPTRVAQGGVALGLVLSMGAVVVTADGGERTGPTTSVVDGDLSLARAAADRAAAATTAQMRVEAVEAAQVAVDEVSRVRSDAAQAAVPDDALAELDAATAALQEAIEGVDGTALLQRSSSASRSSERTEPAATTTPDAAALAATAETAGPPAPTTPAPTTEAPTTEASAPDAPLTSDAPAVDPATPADRLAGVTLPDTADPATTPLRAALDRVKQAAEAVLTTTEQKKAEAAAAQAAAEEAARLAAEQAAQRAAWKASLRGYANGNVPASALCALSFDRSALLRCDAAEALEGLDAAFVAEFGTHMDISDTYRSYSAQVACRAAKGNMCAAPGTSNHGMGVAVDLGGRIQTFGTAQHQWMRENAPAFQWTLPDWARAGGSKPEPWHWEYVG
- a CDS encoding OsmC family peroxiredoxin, with the translated sequence MPTRSARTAWNGTLQEGGGQVELSSSKVGTYDVSFPKRAADDAGGTTSPEELIAAAHSSCYAMQLSADIAAAGGTPVALEVTADVTLGPDPAGGFRITGIALTVRGEVEGLDAAGFQQAAEAAKAGCPVSKALTGTEITLDAALES